One Alosa alosa isolate M-15738 ecotype Scorff River chromosome 22, AALO_Geno_1.1, whole genome shotgun sequence DNA segment encodes these proteins:
- the zmiz1a gene encoding zinc finger MIZ domain-containing protein 1a isoform X2 — MNSIPSMDRHIQQTNDRLVCIKQHLQNPANFHTAATELLDWCGDPRAFQRPFEQSLMGCLTVVSRVAAQQGFDLDLGYRLLAVCAANRDKFTPKSAALLSSWCEELGRLLLLRHQKSRQGESQGKVPMQPPMGPMKPGLSHGDGSFPYDSVAWQQNTNQPPGSLSVVTTVWGVTNTSQSQVLGNPMASGNNPMNPGGNPMGSGMSGGNPGINSPQFQGQQQQFSGKGNSNQAYMQQNMYGRPNYPGGGGYGGSYPGGPNTPGGMGMPPHSRPPSDFTQPAAAAAAAAVAAAAATATATATATVAALQETQNKDMNQYGPMSSSFQMGPNQAYGGQFMNQQGPRGPPSLPGNMNPMGGGMNASNMGGPPMGMNQPRPQGMGPFGSHGQRMPQQGYPGPRGPQGMPMQGMKRQYPGEVGAGTMAAPLSARSPTTFTNNYGGQQYGPNSQFANQQGQYANPNASRPLPSPNYPGQRMPGQQNPGQYPPPGAGMGQYFKPEPFNGQSNNFSGSGFQYNQGNMNGAPRPVGNYPHSPVPGNPTPPMTPGSSMPPYLSPGQDVKPIFPPDIKPNMSALPPPPGNPHEELRLTFPVRDGVVLEPFRLEHNLAVSNHVFHLRPSVHQTLMWRSDLELQFKCYHHEDRQMNTNWPASVQVSVNATPLTIERGDNKTSHKPLHLKQVCQPGRNTIQITVTACCCSHLFVLQLVHRPSVRSVLQGLLKKRLLPAEHCITKVKRNFSSVAASSGNTTMNGEDGVEQTAIKVSLKCPITFRRIQLPARGHDCKHVQCFDLESYLQLNCERGTWRCPVCNKTALLEGLEVDQYMWGILNAIQNSEFEEVTIDPTCSWRPVAIKSEMHIKEDPDGPLAKRFKTMSPSQMIMPNVMEMIAQLGPGPSPYPNISSQQQGGNSGEYGNQGNNFQGHGNFDFPHGNVGGSSVNDFMHGPQLSHPPDMPNSLMGPDKPLNHGMPDSVPHSVSTDSPHNPMQHNLHGPSHGPGTPSGQPLHHGGPPGQQPGRQQPPQPPQAQAPQQQAQPQAQQQQQGPNSHPHPHPHPDLGFNPSGGLDGSGQVPPDMPEPSLDLLPELANPDDLLSYLDPPDLPSNNNDDLLSLFENN, encoded by the exons CGCTGCTGTCTTCCTGGTGTGAGGAGCTGGGTCGTCTGCTGCTGCTCCGGCACCAGAAGTCTCGACAGGGCGAGTCGCAAGGGAAAGTGCCCATGCAGCCGCCCATGGGCCCCATGAAGCCTGGCCTGTCTCACGG CGACGGGTCATTTCCGTACGACTCGGTCGCCTGGCAACAAAACACCAATCAGCCTCCTGGATCACTCTCCGTGGTGACCACTGTCTGGGGTGTAACCAATACGTCACAAAGTCAG gtTTTGGGGAACCCCATGGCGAGCGGCAACAACCCCATGAACCCCGGCGGCAACCCCATGGGCTCGGGCATGTCGGGGGGCAACCCGGGCATCAACTCGCCCCAGTTCcaaggccagcagcagcagttctCGGGCAAGGGAAACAGCAACCAGGCGTACATGCAGCAGAACATGTATGGCCGACCCAACTACCCCGGCGGAGGGGGCTACGGGGGCAG TTACCCTGGCGGTCCCAACACTCCCGGAGGTATGGGAATGCCTCCCCATTCCCGACCGCCCTCCGACTTCACCcaacctgctgcagctgctgccgccgccgcagtcgctgccgccgccgccacgGCAACCGCAACTGCCACGGCAACGGTGGCCGCCCTGCAGGAGACCCAGAACAAGGACATGAACCAATATGGACCG ATGTCTTCCTCTTTCCAGATGGGACCCAACCAGGCGTACGGTGGCCAGTTCATGAACCAGCAGGGGCCCCGGGGCCCACCCTCCCTGCCGGGCAACATGAACCCCATGGGCGGCGGCATGAACGCGTCCAACATGGGCGGGCCTCCCATGGGCATGAACCAGCCGCGACCCCAGGGCATGGGGCCCTTCGGGAGCCACGGTCAGCGGATGCCCCAGCAGGGCTACCCAGGCCCCCGGGGGCCACAAGGGATGCCCATGCAGGGCATGAAGAGGCAGTACCCGGGGGAGGTGGGTGCAGGCACCATGGCAGCACCACTGAGCGCTAGATCCCCGACTACATTCACA aACAACTACGGGGGCCAGCAGTATGGACCAAACAGCCAGTTCGCCAACCAGCAGGGGCAGTACGCCAACCCCAACGCCTCTCGGCCGCTCCCCTCGCCCAACTACCCCGGTCAGAGGATGCCGGGGCAACAGAACCCTGGCCAGTACCCTCCACCAGGTGCAGGCATGGGCCAGTATTTCAAG CCTGAGCCATTTAATGGTCAGAGTAATAATTTCTCTGGGAGTGGATTCCAATATAACCAAGGGAATATGAACGGG GCTCCTCGGCCGGTGGGTAACTACCCGCATTCGCCGGTACCCGGCAACCCCACGCCCCCCATGACCCCAGGAAGCAGTATGCCGCCATACCTGTCGCCCGGCCAGGATGTGAAGCCGATATTCCCGCCCGATATCAAACCAAATATGAGCGCACTGCCTCCGCCACCAG GGAATCCCCATGAGGAGCTGCGTTTGACCTTCCCTGTGCGGGACGGTGTGGTCCTGGAACCCTTCCGACTGGAGCACAACCTGGCCGTCAGCAACCACGTGTTCCACCTGCGACCCTCCGTGCACCAGACGCTCATGTGGAG GTCGGACCTGGAGCTGCAGTTTAAGTGCTACCATCACGAGGACCGTCAGATGAACACCAACTGGCCAGCGTCGGTGCAGGTGAGCGTCAACGCCACGCCGCTCACCATCGAGAGGGGCGACAACAAGACGTCCCACAAACCCCTGCACCTGAAGCAGGTGTGCCAGCCGGGCAGGAACACCATCCAGATCACCGTCACGGCCTGCTGCTGT TCGCACCTGTTTGTGCTGCAGCTGGTGCATCGGCCGTCGGTGCGCTCGGTCCTGCAGGGCCTGCTGAAGAAGAGGCTGCTCCCAGCTGAGCACTGCATCACCAAAG TGAAGAGGAACTTCAGCAGCGTAGCGGCTTCGTCTGGGAACACCACAATGAACGGAGAGGACGGCGTCGAACAGACGGCCATCAAAGTGTCGCTCAAGTGTCCGATCACCTTCCGGCGGATCCAGCTACCGGCGCGGGGACATGACTGTAAACACGTACAG TGCTTTGACTTGGAGTCCTACTTGCAGTTGAATTGTGAGCGAGGGACGTGGCGATGTCCAGTATGCAA TAAAACCGCATTGTTAGAGGGCCTGGAAGTCGACCAATACATGTGGGGCATCCTAAACGCTATACAAAA CTCGGAGTTTGAGGAGGTGACCATCGACCCAACATGTAGCTGGCGGCCGGTGGCCATCAAGTCGGAGATGCACATCAAGGAGGACCCTGACGGACCGCTGGCCAAGCGCTTCAAGACCATGAGCCCGAGCCAGATGATCATGCCCAACGTGATGGAGATGATCGCCCAGCTGGGGCCGGGGCCGTCGCCGTACCCCAACATATCGTCACAGCAACAAGGTGGAAACAGCGGCGAGTACGGCAACCAAG gcaACAATTTCCAGGGGCACGGGAACTTTGACTTCCCCCACGGCAACGTTGGAGGCTCGTCGGTGAATGACTTTATGCATGGCCCCCAGCTCTCCCACCCGCCAGACATGCCCAACTCACTCATGGGCCCGGACAAGCCCCTCAACCACGGCATGCCGGACTCA GTACCTCATTCTGTCAGCACTGACTCGCCCCACAATCCCATGCAGCATAACCTGCACGGGCCGTCCCACGGGCCGGGCACCCCGTCAGGCCAGCCGCTCCACCACGGTGGTCCCCCAGGCCAGCAGCCCGGTCGCCAGCAGCCTCCCCAGCCCCCTCAAGCCCAGGCCCCCCAGCAGCAGGCCCAGCCacaggcccagcagcagcagcaaggcCCCAACAGCCACCCACACCCGCACCCCCACCCCGACCTCGGCTTCAACCCCTCGGGCGGCCTGGATGGGTCGGGCCAAGTGCCGCCAGATATGCCCGAGCCCTCTCTAGAT CTTCTCCCTGAACTTGCGAACCCGGACGACCTGTTGTCTTACCTGGACCCCCCAGATCTTCCCAGCAATAACAACGACGACCTTCTGTCCCTGTTTGAAAATAACTGA
- the zmiz1a gene encoding zinc finger MIZ domain-containing protein 1a isoform X1, with protein sequence MNSIPSMDRHIQQTNDRLVCIKQHLQNPANFHTAATELLDWCGDPRAFQRPFEQSLMGCLTVVSRVAAQQGFDLDLGYRLLAVCAANRDKFTPKSAALLSSWCEELGRLLLLRHQKSRQGESQGKVPMQPPMGPMKPGLSHGDGSFPYDSVAWQQNTNQPPGSLSVVTTVWGVTNTSQSQVLGNPMASGNNPMNPGGNPMGSGMSGGNPGINSPQFQGQQQQFSGKGNSNQAYMQQNMYGRPNYPGGGGYGGSYPGGPNTPGGMGMPPHSRPPSDFTQPAAAAAAAAVAAAAATATATATATVAALQETQNKDMNQYGPMSSSFQMGPNQAYGGQFMNQQGPRGPPSLPGNMNPMGGGMNASNMGGPPMGMNQPRPQGMGPFGSHGQRMPQQGYPGPRGPQGMPMQGMKRQYPGEVGAGTMAAPLSARSPTTFTNNYGGQQYGPNSQFANQQGQYANPNASRPLPSPNYPGQRMPGQQNPGQYPPPGAGMGQYFKPEPFNGQSNNFSGSGFQYNQGNMNGAPRPVGNYPHSPVPGNPTPPMTPGSSMPPYLSPGQDVKPIFPPDIKPNMSALPPPPGNPHEELRLTFPVRDGVVLEPFRLEHNLAVSNHVFHLRPSVHQTLMWRSDLELQFKCYHHEDRQMNTNWPASVQVSVNATPLTIERGDNKTSHKPLHLKQVCQPGRNTIQITVTACCCVSITSASHLFVLQLVHRPSVRSVLQGLLKKRLLPAEHCITKVKRNFSSVAASSGNTTMNGEDGVEQTAIKVSLKCPITFRRIQLPARGHDCKHVQCFDLESYLQLNCERGTWRCPVCNKTALLEGLEVDQYMWGILNAIQNSEFEEVTIDPTCSWRPVAIKSEMHIKEDPDGPLAKRFKTMSPSQMIMPNVMEMIAQLGPGPSPYPNISSQQQGGNSGEYGNQGNNFQGHGNFDFPHGNVGGSSVNDFMHGPQLSHPPDMPNSLMGPDKPLNHGMPDSVPHSVSTDSPHNPMQHNLHGPSHGPGTPSGQPLHHGGPPGQQPGRQQPPQPPQAQAPQQQAQPQAQQQQQGPNSHPHPHPHPDLGFNPSGGLDGSGQVPPDMPEPSLDLLPELANPDDLLSYLDPPDLPSNNNDDLLSLFENN encoded by the exons CGCTGCTGTCTTCCTGGTGTGAGGAGCTGGGTCGTCTGCTGCTGCTCCGGCACCAGAAGTCTCGACAGGGCGAGTCGCAAGGGAAAGTGCCCATGCAGCCGCCCATGGGCCCCATGAAGCCTGGCCTGTCTCACGG CGACGGGTCATTTCCGTACGACTCGGTCGCCTGGCAACAAAACACCAATCAGCCTCCTGGATCACTCTCCGTGGTGACCACTGTCTGGGGTGTAACCAATACGTCACAAAGTCAG gtTTTGGGGAACCCCATGGCGAGCGGCAACAACCCCATGAACCCCGGCGGCAACCCCATGGGCTCGGGCATGTCGGGGGGCAACCCGGGCATCAACTCGCCCCAGTTCcaaggccagcagcagcagttctCGGGCAAGGGAAACAGCAACCAGGCGTACATGCAGCAGAACATGTATGGCCGACCCAACTACCCCGGCGGAGGGGGCTACGGGGGCAG TTACCCTGGCGGTCCCAACACTCCCGGAGGTATGGGAATGCCTCCCCATTCCCGACCGCCCTCCGACTTCACCcaacctgctgcagctgctgccgccgccgcagtcgctgccgccgccgccacgGCAACCGCAACTGCCACGGCAACGGTGGCCGCCCTGCAGGAGACCCAGAACAAGGACATGAACCAATATGGACCG ATGTCTTCCTCTTTCCAGATGGGACCCAACCAGGCGTACGGTGGCCAGTTCATGAACCAGCAGGGGCCCCGGGGCCCACCCTCCCTGCCGGGCAACATGAACCCCATGGGCGGCGGCATGAACGCGTCCAACATGGGCGGGCCTCCCATGGGCATGAACCAGCCGCGACCCCAGGGCATGGGGCCCTTCGGGAGCCACGGTCAGCGGATGCCCCAGCAGGGCTACCCAGGCCCCCGGGGGCCACAAGGGATGCCCATGCAGGGCATGAAGAGGCAGTACCCGGGGGAGGTGGGTGCAGGCACCATGGCAGCACCACTGAGCGCTAGATCCCCGACTACATTCACA aACAACTACGGGGGCCAGCAGTATGGACCAAACAGCCAGTTCGCCAACCAGCAGGGGCAGTACGCCAACCCCAACGCCTCTCGGCCGCTCCCCTCGCCCAACTACCCCGGTCAGAGGATGCCGGGGCAACAGAACCCTGGCCAGTACCCTCCACCAGGTGCAGGCATGGGCCAGTATTTCAAG CCTGAGCCATTTAATGGTCAGAGTAATAATTTCTCTGGGAGTGGATTCCAATATAACCAAGGGAATATGAACGGG GCTCCTCGGCCGGTGGGTAACTACCCGCATTCGCCGGTACCCGGCAACCCCACGCCCCCCATGACCCCAGGAAGCAGTATGCCGCCATACCTGTCGCCCGGCCAGGATGTGAAGCCGATATTCCCGCCCGATATCAAACCAAATATGAGCGCACTGCCTCCGCCACCAG GGAATCCCCATGAGGAGCTGCGTTTGACCTTCCCTGTGCGGGACGGTGTGGTCCTGGAACCCTTCCGACTGGAGCACAACCTGGCCGTCAGCAACCACGTGTTCCACCTGCGACCCTCCGTGCACCAGACGCTCATGTGGAG GTCGGACCTGGAGCTGCAGTTTAAGTGCTACCATCACGAGGACCGTCAGATGAACACCAACTGGCCAGCGTCGGTGCAGGTGAGCGTCAACGCCACGCCGCTCACCATCGAGAGGGGCGACAACAAGACGTCCCACAAACCCCTGCACCTGAAGCAGGTGTGCCAGCCGGGCAGGAACACCATCCAGATCACCGTCACGGCCTGCTGCTGTGTGAGTATCACttctgct TCGCACCTGTTTGTGCTGCAGCTGGTGCATCGGCCGTCGGTGCGCTCGGTCCTGCAGGGCCTGCTGAAGAAGAGGCTGCTCCCAGCTGAGCACTGCATCACCAAAG TGAAGAGGAACTTCAGCAGCGTAGCGGCTTCGTCTGGGAACACCACAATGAACGGAGAGGACGGCGTCGAACAGACGGCCATCAAAGTGTCGCTCAAGTGTCCGATCACCTTCCGGCGGATCCAGCTACCGGCGCGGGGACATGACTGTAAACACGTACAG TGCTTTGACTTGGAGTCCTACTTGCAGTTGAATTGTGAGCGAGGGACGTGGCGATGTCCAGTATGCAA TAAAACCGCATTGTTAGAGGGCCTGGAAGTCGACCAATACATGTGGGGCATCCTAAACGCTATACAAAA CTCGGAGTTTGAGGAGGTGACCATCGACCCAACATGTAGCTGGCGGCCGGTGGCCATCAAGTCGGAGATGCACATCAAGGAGGACCCTGACGGACCGCTGGCCAAGCGCTTCAAGACCATGAGCCCGAGCCAGATGATCATGCCCAACGTGATGGAGATGATCGCCCAGCTGGGGCCGGGGCCGTCGCCGTACCCCAACATATCGTCACAGCAACAAGGTGGAAACAGCGGCGAGTACGGCAACCAAG gcaACAATTTCCAGGGGCACGGGAACTTTGACTTCCCCCACGGCAACGTTGGAGGCTCGTCGGTGAATGACTTTATGCATGGCCCCCAGCTCTCCCACCCGCCAGACATGCCCAACTCACTCATGGGCCCGGACAAGCCCCTCAACCACGGCATGCCGGACTCA GTACCTCATTCTGTCAGCACTGACTCGCCCCACAATCCCATGCAGCATAACCTGCACGGGCCGTCCCACGGGCCGGGCACCCCGTCAGGCCAGCCGCTCCACCACGGTGGTCCCCCAGGCCAGCAGCCCGGTCGCCAGCAGCCTCCCCAGCCCCCTCAAGCCCAGGCCCCCCAGCAGCAGGCCCAGCCacaggcccagcagcagcagcaaggcCCCAACAGCCACCCACACCCGCACCCCCACCCCGACCTCGGCTTCAACCCCTCGGGCGGCCTGGATGGGTCGGGCCAAGTGCCGCCAGATATGCCCGAGCCCTCTCTAGAT CTTCTCCCTGAACTTGCGAACCCGGACGACCTGTTGTCTTACCTGGACCCCCCAGATCTTCCCAGCAATAACAACGACGACCTTCTGTCCCTGTTTGAAAATAACTGA
- the zmiz1a gene encoding zinc finger MIZ domain-containing protein 1a isoform X4, which yields MNSIPSMDRHIQQTNDRLVCIKQHLQNPANFHTAATELLDWCGDPRAFQRPFEQSLMGCLTVVSRVAAQQGFDLDLGYRLLAVCAANRDKFTPKSAALLSSWCEELGRLLLLRHQKSRQGESQGKVPMQPPMGPMKPGLSHGDGSFPYDSVAWQQNTNQPPGSLSVVTTVWGVTNTSQSQVLGNPMASGNNPMNPGGNPMGSGMSGGNPGINSPQFQGQQQQFSGKGNSNQAYMQQNMYGRPNYPGGGGYGGSYPGGPNTPGGMGMPPHSRPPSDFTQPAAAAAAAAVAAAAATATATATATVAALQETQNKDMNQYGPMSSSFQMGPNQAYGGQFMNQQGPRGPPSLPGNMNPMGGGMNASNMGGPPMGMNQPRPQGMGPFGSHGQRMPQQGYPGPRGPQGMPMQGMKRQYPGENNYGGQQYGPNSQFANQQGQYANPNASRPLPSPNYPGQRMPGQQNPGQYPPPGAGMGQYFKPEPFNGQSNNFSGSGFQYNQGNMNGAPRPVGNYPHSPVPGNPTPPMTPGSSMPPYLSPGQDVKPIFPPDIKPNMSALPPPPGNPHEELRLTFPVRDGVVLEPFRLEHNLAVSNHVFHLRPSVHQTLMWRSDLELQFKCYHHEDRQMNTNWPASVQVSVNATPLTIERGDNKTSHKPLHLKQVCQPGRNTIQITVTACCCVSITSASHLFVLQLVHRPSVRSVLQGLLKKRLLPAEHCITKVKRNFSSVAASSGNTTMNGEDGVEQTAIKVSLKCPITFRRIQLPARGHDCKHVQCFDLESYLQLNCERGTWRCPVCNKTALLEGLEVDQYMWGILNAIQNSEFEEVTIDPTCSWRPVAIKSEMHIKEDPDGPLAKRFKTMSPSQMIMPNVMEMIAQLGPGPSPYPNISSQQQGGNSGEYGNQGNNFQGHGNFDFPHGNVGGSSVNDFMHGPQLSHPPDMPNSLMGPDKPLNHGMPDSVPHSVSTDSPHNPMQHNLHGPSHGPGTPSGQPLHHGGPPGQQPGRQQPPQPPQAQAPQQQAQPQAQQQQQGPNSHPHPHPHPDLGFNPSGGLDGSGQVPPDMPEPSLDLLPELANPDDLLSYLDPPDLPSNNNDDLLSLFENN from the exons CGCTGCTGTCTTCCTGGTGTGAGGAGCTGGGTCGTCTGCTGCTGCTCCGGCACCAGAAGTCTCGACAGGGCGAGTCGCAAGGGAAAGTGCCCATGCAGCCGCCCATGGGCCCCATGAAGCCTGGCCTGTCTCACGG CGACGGGTCATTTCCGTACGACTCGGTCGCCTGGCAACAAAACACCAATCAGCCTCCTGGATCACTCTCCGTGGTGACCACTGTCTGGGGTGTAACCAATACGTCACAAAGTCAG gtTTTGGGGAACCCCATGGCGAGCGGCAACAACCCCATGAACCCCGGCGGCAACCCCATGGGCTCGGGCATGTCGGGGGGCAACCCGGGCATCAACTCGCCCCAGTTCcaaggccagcagcagcagttctCGGGCAAGGGAAACAGCAACCAGGCGTACATGCAGCAGAACATGTATGGCCGACCCAACTACCCCGGCGGAGGGGGCTACGGGGGCAG TTACCCTGGCGGTCCCAACACTCCCGGAGGTATGGGAATGCCTCCCCATTCCCGACCGCCCTCCGACTTCACCcaacctgctgcagctgctgccgccgccgcagtcgctgccgccgccgccacgGCAACCGCAACTGCCACGGCAACGGTGGCCGCCCTGCAGGAGACCCAGAACAAGGACATGAACCAATATGGACCG ATGTCTTCCTCTTTCCAGATGGGACCCAACCAGGCGTACGGTGGCCAGTTCATGAACCAGCAGGGGCCCCGGGGCCCACCCTCCCTGCCGGGCAACATGAACCCCATGGGCGGCGGCATGAACGCGTCCAACATGGGCGGGCCTCCCATGGGCATGAACCAGCCGCGACCCCAGGGCATGGGGCCCTTCGGGAGCCACGGTCAGCGGATGCCCCAGCAGGGCTACCCAGGCCCCCGGGGGCCACAAGGGATGCCCATGCAGGGCATGAAGAGGCAGTACCCGGGGGAG aACAACTACGGGGGCCAGCAGTATGGACCAAACAGCCAGTTCGCCAACCAGCAGGGGCAGTACGCCAACCCCAACGCCTCTCGGCCGCTCCCCTCGCCCAACTACCCCGGTCAGAGGATGCCGGGGCAACAGAACCCTGGCCAGTACCCTCCACCAGGTGCAGGCATGGGCCAGTATTTCAAG CCTGAGCCATTTAATGGTCAGAGTAATAATTTCTCTGGGAGTGGATTCCAATATAACCAAGGGAATATGAACGGG GCTCCTCGGCCGGTGGGTAACTACCCGCATTCGCCGGTACCCGGCAACCCCACGCCCCCCATGACCCCAGGAAGCAGTATGCCGCCATACCTGTCGCCCGGCCAGGATGTGAAGCCGATATTCCCGCCCGATATCAAACCAAATATGAGCGCACTGCCTCCGCCACCAG GGAATCCCCATGAGGAGCTGCGTTTGACCTTCCCTGTGCGGGACGGTGTGGTCCTGGAACCCTTCCGACTGGAGCACAACCTGGCCGTCAGCAACCACGTGTTCCACCTGCGACCCTCCGTGCACCAGACGCTCATGTGGAG GTCGGACCTGGAGCTGCAGTTTAAGTGCTACCATCACGAGGACCGTCAGATGAACACCAACTGGCCAGCGTCGGTGCAGGTGAGCGTCAACGCCACGCCGCTCACCATCGAGAGGGGCGACAACAAGACGTCCCACAAACCCCTGCACCTGAAGCAGGTGTGCCAGCCGGGCAGGAACACCATCCAGATCACCGTCACGGCCTGCTGCTGTGTGAGTATCACttctgct TCGCACCTGTTTGTGCTGCAGCTGGTGCATCGGCCGTCGGTGCGCTCGGTCCTGCAGGGCCTGCTGAAGAAGAGGCTGCTCCCAGCTGAGCACTGCATCACCAAAG TGAAGAGGAACTTCAGCAGCGTAGCGGCTTCGTCTGGGAACACCACAATGAACGGAGAGGACGGCGTCGAACAGACGGCCATCAAAGTGTCGCTCAAGTGTCCGATCACCTTCCGGCGGATCCAGCTACCGGCGCGGGGACATGACTGTAAACACGTACAG TGCTTTGACTTGGAGTCCTACTTGCAGTTGAATTGTGAGCGAGGGACGTGGCGATGTCCAGTATGCAA TAAAACCGCATTGTTAGAGGGCCTGGAAGTCGACCAATACATGTGGGGCATCCTAAACGCTATACAAAA CTCGGAGTTTGAGGAGGTGACCATCGACCCAACATGTAGCTGGCGGCCGGTGGCCATCAAGTCGGAGATGCACATCAAGGAGGACCCTGACGGACCGCTGGCCAAGCGCTTCAAGACCATGAGCCCGAGCCAGATGATCATGCCCAACGTGATGGAGATGATCGCCCAGCTGGGGCCGGGGCCGTCGCCGTACCCCAACATATCGTCACAGCAACAAGGTGGAAACAGCGGCGAGTACGGCAACCAAG gcaACAATTTCCAGGGGCACGGGAACTTTGACTTCCCCCACGGCAACGTTGGAGGCTCGTCGGTGAATGACTTTATGCATGGCCCCCAGCTCTCCCACCCGCCAGACATGCCCAACTCACTCATGGGCCCGGACAAGCCCCTCAACCACGGCATGCCGGACTCA GTACCTCATTCTGTCAGCACTGACTCGCCCCACAATCCCATGCAGCATAACCTGCACGGGCCGTCCCACGGGCCGGGCACCCCGTCAGGCCAGCCGCTCCACCACGGTGGTCCCCCAGGCCAGCAGCCCGGTCGCCAGCAGCCTCCCCAGCCCCCTCAAGCCCAGGCCCCCCAGCAGCAGGCCCAGCCacaggcccagcagcagcagcaaggcCCCAACAGCCACCCACACCCGCACCCCCACCCCGACCTCGGCTTCAACCCCTCGGGCGGCCTGGATGGGTCGGGCCAAGTGCCGCCAGATATGCCCGAGCCCTCTCTAGAT CTTCTCCCTGAACTTGCGAACCCGGACGACCTGTTGTCTTACCTGGACCCCCCAGATCTTCCCAGCAATAACAACGACGACCTTCTGTCCCTGTTTGAAAATAACTGA